The following are encoded together in the Macadamia integrifolia cultivar HAES 741 chromosome 10, SCU_Mint_v3, whole genome shotgun sequence genome:
- the LOC122091230 gene encoding putative UDP-glucuronate:xylan alpha-glucuronosyltransferase 5, which yields MGTKRRFKKTTYASNLNLKLLFFSLLSLSLFLLLLRLFISSFLLLNTPQDHINCLQLQDDVPEDQKDPNPSPASQSPPLPPSQLMLLVHEVLKDKEITNIGLVNFTEEEREEWDPLGETSLISFDPVKEEVRWEDLFPEWINEERWPLPRCPEIPIPPAAAFDGELDMVVSRVPCGSFEEKKGVRDVKRLQVNLVVANLVVRNGMRRDAATGGGGGGYRPVYAVFIGSCEPMWEIFRCDDLLRHEGELWIYKPELQKLKEKVEMPVGTCRLAIPYVKQGDGRIRYEFSKLGNPINRQKEAYVTMLHSSEAYVCGAIALAQSIILTKSAKDLVLLADKTITKKSKRALIAAGWKIKDIERIRSPYAKKDAYNEWNYSKLRMWQLTEYDKVIFIDSDLIVLKNMDNFFRNSQLSAVGNDNVFFNSGVMVIEPSQCMFEKLMKKRHTLASYNGGDQGFLNEAFTWWHRWPKTLNYLKIFNQANETEREIPKSVYAIHYLGLKPWMCYRDYDCNWDVLDHHLYASDLAHRRWWQVYDAIPKRLRGFCGLSSFMDSNLMMQRAWAKNAKLPDGHWKIKVKDPRRRHRSS from the exons ATGGGTACCAAGAGAAGGTTCAAGAAGACCACCTATGCTTCAAACCTAAATCTAaagctcctcttcttctctcttctctccctctctctcttccttctactCCTTAGGCTCTTCATCTCTTCATTTCTCCTCTTAAACACTCCTCAAGATCACATCAACTGTCTTCAACTTCAAGATGATGTCCCAGAGGATCAAAAGGATCCAAACCCATCACCTGCAAGTCAATccccaccactaccaccatcacAGCTCATGCTACTTGTTCATGAAGTACTCAAAGATAAGGAGATAACCAATATTGGATTGGTAAActttacagaagaagaaagagaagaatggGATCCTTTAGGTGAGACTAGTTTAATAAGTTTTGATCCAGTTAAAGAGGAGGTAAGATGGGAAGATTTGTTCCCTGAATGGATCAACGAAGAGAGATGGCCATTACCAAGATGCCCGGAAATCCCAATTCCGCCGGCGGCAGCGTTCGATGGCGAATTGGACATGGTGGTCTCCAGGGTTCCATGTGGAAGCTTTGAGGAGAAGAAAGGTGTGAGGGATGTGAAAAGGCTACAAGTGAATCTAGTGGTTGCTAATTTGGTAGTGAGGAATGGTATGAGAAGAGACGCCGCCACTGGCGGCGGTGGCGGCGGTTACCGGCCTGTATACGCCGTGTTTATTGGATCTTGTGAGCCTATGTGGGAGATCTTTAGGTGTGATGATCTATTGAGACATGAAGGAGAGTTGTGGATTTACAAACCTGAGTTGCAGAAATTGAAAGAGAAGGTGGAAATGCCTGTGGGGACTTGTAGACTTGCTATTCCTTACGTCAAACAAG GTGATGGAAGAATAAGGTATGAGTTCTCAAAACTTGGGAATCCAATAAACCGCCAAAAAGAAGCCTATGTGACAATGCTCCATTCTTCAGAGGCATATGTCTGTGGTGCCATAGCACTAGCCCAAAGCATAATCCTTACCAAATCCGCCAAAGATCTAGTCCTACTTGCAGACAAAACCATAACCAAGAAAAGCAAGAGAGCCCTCATAGCTGCAGGATGGAAGATAAAGGACATTGAACGAATTCGAAGTCCATATGCAAAGAAAGATGCTTACAATGAATGGAACTACAGTAAGCTTAGAATGTGGCAACTCACAGAGTATGATAAGGTCATCTTCATAGATTCTGATCTTATTGTACTCAAGAACATGGATAATTTCTTCAGAAATTCGCAATTATCGGCTGTTGGCAATGACAATGTATTCTTCAACTCTGGTGTAATGGTGATTGAACCCTCACAGTGTATGTTTGAGAAGCTAATGAAGAAGAGACACACCTTAGCTTCTTATAATGGAGGAGACCAAGGCTTCCTTAATGAAGCCTTTACATGGTGGCATAGATGGCCAAAGACATTGAATTACCTAAAGATTTTCAATCAGGCGAATGAGACTGAACGCGAAATCCCGAAATCTGTATATGCCATTCACTATTTAGGTTTGAAGCCATGGATGTGTTATAGAGACTATGACTGTAATTGGGATGTCTTGGATCACCATCTTTATGCTAGTGACTTAGCTCATAGGAGGTGGTGGCAAGTTTATGATGCCATTCCTAAGAGGTTGAGGGGATTTTGTGGGCTCTCTAGCTTTATGGATTCAAATCTAATGATGCAAAGAGCTTGGGCAAAGAATGCTAAGTTGCCTGATGGGCATTGGAAGATCAAGGTAAAGGATCCGAGGCGGCGCCATCGATCATCTTAA
- the LOC122091862 gene encoding RAN GTPase-activating protein 2-like isoform X1, giving the protein MQDRMENFQQRPFSIKLWPPSQSTRLMLVERMTKNLSTPSIFSRKNGLLSKEDAEENARQIEEVAFATANEHHEKEPDGDGSSAVQLYAKESSKLMVEVLKRGPQIKNEGLTISDKVTPSLKTFFDISGGRRDFIDEQEAEEVFRPLKEQGNSYTKICFSNRSFGIGAARIVEPILVSLKDQLIEVDLSDFIAGRPEEEALEVMNIFSSALEGCVLKSLNLSNNALGEKGVRAFAALLKSQSSLEQLYLMNDGISEEAARAVCELIPSTEKLKVLHFHNNMTGDEGAIAISEVVRRSPVLEDFRCSSTRVDSEGGCALAEALGTCTHLEKLDLRDNMFGVDAGVALSKSFSGHAGLREVYLSYLNLENEGATALANALKESATSLEILDLAGNDITAKAAPAIAACVAVKQFLTKLNLAENDLKDEGAIIIAKALEDGHSQLEEVDLSTTSIRRAGARLLAQAVVHKPKFKLLNIDANFISDEGIDELKEIFKKSPEMLGPLDENDPEGEENVGDEDEDETKEEEGDENEDGLESKLKHLEVKQEE; this is encoded by the coding sequence ATGCAGGACAGAATGGAGAATTTTCAACAACGCCCTTTTTCAATTAAACTGTGGCCCCCTAGCCAGAGTACAAGACTTATGCTTGTGGAAAGAATGACCAAGAACCTTTCCACTCCATCCATTTTCTCTAGAAAGAATGGTCTTCTAAGCAAAGAAGATGCTGAGGAGAATGCCAGACAAATAGAAGAAGTGGCTTTTGCTACTGCAAATGAACACCACGAGAAGGAGCCGGATGGTGATGGAAGTTCTGCAGTGCAACTTTATGCCAAGGAATCTAGCAAGCTTATGGTGGAGGTTCTTAAAAGAGGCCCACAGATTAAAAATGAGGGACTCACAATATCTGATAAAGTTACACCGTCTCTTAAAACTTTTTTTGACATCTCTGGAGGTCGTCGGGACTTTATTGATGAACAGGAGGCTGAGGAGGTTTTTAGGCCTTTAAAAGAGCAGGGAAATTCATACACAAAGATATGTTTCAGCAATAGAAGCTTTGGCATCGGTGCAGCACGCATTGTGGAGCCTATCTTGGTCTCCCTCAAAGATCAGTTGATAGAAGTTGATCTATCAGATTTTATTGCAGGAAGACCTGAGGAGGAAGCTCTTGAAGTGATGAATATTTTTTCATCAGCCTTGGAAGGCTGTGTTTTGAAATCTCTCAACCTGTCGAATAATGCCTTAGGTGAGAAGGGTGTCAGGGCATTTGCTGCTCTCTTGAAATCTCAGAGTAGCTTGGAGCAGCTATATttgatgaatgatggaatctCTGAGGAAGCTGCACGTGCAGTATGTGAGCTAATTCCTTCCACAGAGAAGCTTAAGGTCCTTCACTTTCACAATAACATGACAGGAGATGAGGGGGCTATTGCTATTTCTGAGGTTGTGAGGCGATCCCCTGTATTGGAGGATTTCAGATGCTCCTCCACAAGGGTAGATTCTGAAGGAGGTTGTGCCCTTGCAGAAGCACTTGGAACATGTACTCATTTGGAGAAGCTTGACCTACGGGACAACATGTTTGGTGTGGATGCTGGAGTTGCTCTAAGCAAAAGTTTTTCAGGGCATGCTGGTCTTAGAGAGGTTTACTTGAGCTACCTGAACCTGGAAAATGAAGGAGCTACAGCTCTTGCCAATGCTCTCAAAGAATCTGCTACATCCCTGGAAATTTTGGACTTGGCTGGAAATGATATTACTGCTAAAGCTGCTCCTGCCATAGCTGCCTGTGTTGCAGTAAAGCAGTTCCTTACCAAACTTAACTTAGCTGAGAATGATTTAAAGGATGAGGGTGCTATTATAATTGCCAAGGCATTGGAAGACGGTCATAGCCAGCTAGAAGAAGTTGATCTCAGCACTACGTCGATAAGGAGGGCTGGTGCCAGGCTTTTGGCACAAGCGGTGGTGCATAAGCCTAAGTTCAAGTTGCTGAACATTGATGCCAACTTTATTTCTGATGAAGGTATTGATGAGTTAAAGGAGATCTTTAAGAAATCCCCAGAAATGCTTGGGCCTTTGGATGAGAACGACCCTGAAGGGGAAGAGAATGTGGGGGatgaggatgaagatgaaaCCAAAGAGGAGGAAGGTGATGAAAATGAGGATGGGTTGGAATCAAAGCTTAAGCATCTTGAAGTGAAACAAGAGGAGTAG
- the LOC122091862 gene encoding RAN GTPase-activating protein 2-like isoform X2 — MENFQQRPFSIKLWPPSQSTRLMLVERMTKNLSTPSIFSRKNGLLSKEDAEENARQIEEVAFATANEHHEKEPDGDGSSAVQLYAKESSKLMVEVLKRGPQIKNEGLTISDKVTPSLKTFFDISGGRRDFIDEQEAEEVFRPLKEQGNSYTKICFSNRSFGIGAARIVEPILVSLKDQLIEVDLSDFIAGRPEEEALEVMNIFSSALEGCVLKSLNLSNNALGEKGVRAFAALLKSQSSLEQLYLMNDGISEEAARAVCELIPSTEKLKVLHFHNNMTGDEGAIAISEVVRRSPVLEDFRCSSTRVDSEGGCALAEALGTCTHLEKLDLRDNMFGVDAGVALSKSFSGHAGLREVYLSYLNLENEGATALANALKESATSLEILDLAGNDITAKAAPAIAACVAVKQFLTKLNLAENDLKDEGAIIIAKALEDGHSQLEEVDLSTTSIRRAGARLLAQAVVHKPKFKLLNIDANFISDEGIDELKEIFKKSPEMLGPLDENDPEGEENVGDEDEDETKEEEGDENEDGLESKLKHLEVKQEE, encoded by the coding sequence ATGGAGAATTTTCAACAACGCCCTTTTTCAATTAAACTGTGGCCCCCTAGCCAGAGTACAAGACTTATGCTTGTGGAAAGAATGACCAAGAACCTTTCCACTCCATCCATTTTCTCTAGAAAGAATGGTCTTCTAAGCAAAGAAGATGCTGAGGAGAATGCCAGACAAATAGAAGAAGTGGCTTTTGCTACTGCAAATGAACACCACGAGAAGGAGCCGGATGGTGATGGAAGTTCTGCAGTGCAACTTTATGCCAAGGAATCTAGCAAGCTTATGGTGGAGGTTCTTAAAAGAGGCCCACAGATTAAAAATGAGGGACTCACAATATCTGATAAAGTTACACCGTCTCTTAAAACTTTTTTTGACATCTCTGGAGGTCGTCGGGACTTTATTGATGAACAGGAGGCTGAGGAGGTTTTTAGGCCTTTAAAAGAGCAGGGAAATTCATACACAAAGATATGTTTCAGCAATAGAAGCTTTGGCATCGGTGCAGCACGCATTGTGGAGCCTATCTTGGTCTCCCTCAAAGATCAGTTGATAGAAGTTGATCTATCAGATTTTATTGCAGGAAGACCTGAGGAGGAAGCTCTTGAAGTGATGAATATTTTTTCATCAGCCTTGGAAGGCTGTGTTTTGAAATCTCTCAACCTGTCGAATAATGCCTTAGGTGAGAAGGGTGTCAGGGCATTTGCTGCTCTCTTGAAATCTCAGAGTAGCTTGGAGCAGCTATATttgatgaatgatggaatctCTGAGGAAGCTGCACGTGCAGTATGTGAGCTAATTCCTTCCACAGAGAAGCTTAAGGTCCTTCACTTTCACAATAACATGACAGGAGATGAGGGGGCTATTGCTATTTCTGAGGTTGTGAGGCGATCCCCTGTATTGGAGGATTTCAGATGCTCCTCCACAAGGGTAGATTCTGAAGGAGGTTGTGCCCTTGCAGAAGCACTTGGAACATGTACTCATTTGGAGAAGCTTGACCTACGGGACAACATGTTTGGTGTGGATGCTGGAGTTGCTCTAAGCAAAAGTTTTTCAGGGCATGCTGGTCTTAGAGAGGTTTACTTGAGCTACCTGAACCTGGAAAATGAAGGAGCTACAGCTCTTGCCAATGCTCTCAAAGAATCTGCTACATCCCTGGAAATTTTGGACTTGGCTGGAAATGATATTACTGCTAAAGCTGCTCCTGCCATAGCTGCCTGTGTTGCAGTAAAGCAGTTCCTTACCAAACTTAACTTAGCTGAGAATGATTTAAAGGATGAGGGTGCTATTATAATTGCCAAGGCATTGGAAGACGGTCATAGCCAGCTAGAAGAAGTTGATCTCAGCACTACGTCGATAAGGAGGGCTGGTGCCAGGCTTTTGGCACAAGCGGTGGTGCATAAGCCTAAGTTCAAGTTGCTGAACATTGATGCCAACTTTATTTCTGATGAAGGTATTGATGAGTTAAAGGAGATCTTTAAGAAATCCCCAGAAATGCTTGGGCCTTTGGATGAGAACGACCCTGAAGGGGAAGAGAATGTGGGGGatgaggatgaagatgaaaCCAAAGAGGAGGAAGGTGATGAAAATGAGGATGGGTTGGAATCAAAGCTTAAGCATCTTGAAGTGAAACAAGAGGAGTAG